TACTTGAACTTGCGTTGCATATACGCCTTCCGCCGGAATAAGCTGATAAGGCTCTAATACTAAGTTTGCAGTAGGAAATCCCATTTTCTTCCCACGGCCAAAACCTTTTTCCACCTGATTTAACATCATAAATGGACGACCTAATAATCGATTCGCTGTTTCAATATCCCCTTTTTCAATGCTGTTTCGAATAAGAGAGCTGCTAATTTTGACATCTTTTTCAAGCACAGGCGGAGCAATAATAACATGAAATCCCAGAATTTCACCTAATCTGTTTAGTAAACTCACGTCTCCTGATGCTTGATATCCAAAGCGAAAGTCTTCACCAACCACAATCAGTTTAGCTTTTAATTGGTCTACGAGAATTTTTTTAGCAAATTCAGAAGGTGATAAATGCATCAAGTCTTGGGTGAATTTATCAAGAAAAAGCAAATCAACACCTAACTTATCCATGATTTTTTCTTTAAGGTTTATCGGGGTGATTTTGTATGGATATACCGATCTATTGCAACTTTTTAAAATCGTTCCAGGATGGTTTTGAAAGGTATATACAGAAGGAAGGAGATTTCTTTTTGCGCATTCTTTTTTCAAGATTTTTAATAGCGATTGATGTCCACGATGAATACCATCAAAATTTCCCAGAGCTACTCCTTTGGGATTTAAATCGTTTAGTACTTGATGATAATCTTCAATTACTCTCATAATTACTTTCTCCCCATTAATATTTCTAGTTCTGCTTTTAATTCATAAAAAATATGTAATCTCATATACTATTTGATACTATCTTTAAAATTCAACTTGAATTTTAGCAAGTCAGCTATGTGATCAAAATATCCTATACCGTGGAATTTATCTAGAAAGTATAATCTATAATACTCATTCTCATAAGCATTAACACTACTATTTGCTTCATGATTGTGGATATAGTTAATCGGAATTGCATTTCCATTTTGCACCCGATGCTCCTGCGATGCATCGATATTTAAAGCTGGAAGATGATCTAGCACCTTTTCTAATGGTGTAAATATAGTCGACAAATCTTTTGCTTGTGTAATCTCTTCCATCGTATGTGCAGAACATAATCTTAACCGACAAGATTCTTTTCTAAGCAAAAATGACATAGCAGCTCCACATCCTAATCGCCGACCTACATCGTGACAAAACGTTCTAATATAAGTACCTTCAGAACACACAATATCGAATAAAACTTTATTTCCATTAAATGATATCCAGTCAATGGAAAATATATACTTCTTTTTAGTCTTTCTTTCTACAACTTTCCCTTCACGTGCTAACTCATACAACTTTTTTCCATTTTGCTTTATAGCCGAATACATCGGTGGTATTTGATTGTATTCACCCAGAAAAGAGTATACTATGCTTTTGATTTTTTCTTCTGACGGAATCAAAGAACTAGTATTTATTATTTCCCCTGTTAAATCTTGGGTGTCTGTTTCTATCCCTAAGCACATCTCTGCGCGGTACGTTTTTTTTTGATGATCAAGGTATTGAATTAACCTTGTAGATGATCCAACGCATATAGGTAATACTCCAGCAGCTTCAGGATCCAAAGTGCCAGCATGTCCTACTTTTTTTACTCCAGTTATTTTCCTGATACAGCTAACAACATCATGTGACGTCATACCAGGCGATTTGAGGATGTTAAGAATTCCATTCATTGTGGTAGGCTCCTAAAAATAGTTTTTAAGCAAATCAATCACTAATCTTTTAGTGTTATCCATATTCTCATTACTTAAAGCTCCTGCTGCTTTTTTATGGCCTCCGCCATTAAACTCCTGAGCAAATTTATTAACATCAAAGTAAGATTTTGATCTTAAGCTAATTTTAATCTTCTTGTTTTGGGTTTCCTTTAAAAGAACTGCAACTTCAACCCCCTCAATATCTCTTATAAAAGCAACAAAATCATCTAAATCCTCGTAAGAAGCATTAAACCGATCCATAGTATGCTTATCTAAAATTAAAAAGGCAACTTTTCCATTTAATATAATCTGTAGATTTTGAATAGCATATCCTAACAACCGAACATTTGAAAGTGACTTGTTGTGAAATAAATTAAATTTAACCATTTCTATATCTGCATTTTTATCTATTAGATCTGCAGAAGCACGGTAAGTTTGAGCACTGGTATTATCGTAAAGAAAATTACCGGTATCGGTCATGATGCCGGTAATCAAACAAGTAGCTGATTCATTAGTTATTAAATCAGAAGATCTTGTTGCTAAATACCAAATCAATTCACAGGTAGAGGAAAAGTTTTCTGACACGACATTATCATGACCAAAAAAGGAATTACTAATATGATGGTCAATGTTCATGGTTCTAGTTGAATGTTCAAAAACCCAGTTCCCTCCGGCGACTCTGCTTTTTTCACCACAGTCAAGAATAACCGCCATCGAAAATAGTTTATTGGTATCTGAAGCAAACGTGATTAGATTTTCATAACCGGGTAAAAAAGAAAATTTACCATTACTGTTTTTATCCTCTACGTAAGCAAAAACCTCAACTCCATGCTGCTCTAATATATTTTTTAATCCTAATAGTGAGCCGTAAGCATCTCCATCAGGAAAAACATGTGTTACTAAGGCAACCTGAGAATACCT
This genomic interval from Tindallia magadiensis contains the following:
- the truB gene encoding tRNA pseudouridine(55) synthase TruB codes for the protein MNGILNILKSPGMTSHDVVSCIRKITGVKKVGHAGTLDPEAAGVLPICVGSSTRLIQYLDHQKKTYRAEMCLGIETDTQDLTGEIINTSSLIPSEEKIKSIVYSFLGEYNQIPPMYSAIKQNGKKLYELAREGKVVERKTKKKYIFSIDWISFNGNKVLFDIVCSEGTYIRTFCHDVGRRLGCGAAMSFLLRKESCRLRLCSAHTMEEITQAKDLSTIFTPLEKVLDHLPALNIDASQEHRVQNGNAIPINYIHNHEANSSVNAYENEYYRLYFLDKFHGIGYFDHIADLLKFKLNFKDSIK
- a CDS encoding bifunctional riboflavin kinase/FAD synthetase, encoding MRVIEDYHQVLNDLNPKGVALGNFDGIHRGHQSLLKILKKECAKRNLLPSVYTFQNHPGTILKSCNRSVYPYKITPINLKEKIMDKLGVDLLFLDKFTQDLMHLSPSEFAKKILVDQLKAKLIVVGEDFRFGYQASGDVSLLNRLGEILGFHVIIAPPVLEKDVKISSSLIRNSIEKGDIETANRLLGRPFMMLNQVEKGFGRGKKMGFPTANLVLEPYQLIPAEGVYATQVQVDNKVYMGATSVGKNPTFNANEVTIETYIIDSNLMLYEKSIELYFYTKIRNQISYDNIDALKKQIIEDVHSIKHYLQNKSPMIL
- a CDS encoding DHH family phosphoesterase, whose translation is MSSKWIEIFNNLLRYSQVALVTHVFPDGDAYGSLLGLKNILEQHGVEVFAYVEDKNSNGKFSFLPGYENLITFASDTNKLFSMAVILDCGEKSRVAGGNWVFEHSTRTMNIDHHISNSFFGHDNVVSENFSSTCELIWYLATRSSDLITNESATCLITGIMTDTGNFLYDNTSAQTYRASADLIDKNADIEMVKFNLFHNKSLSNVRLLGYAIQNLQIILNGKVAFLILDKHTMDRFNASYEDLDDFVAFIRDIEGVEVAVLLKETQNKKIKISLRSKSYFDVNKFAQEFNGGGHKKAAGALSNENMDNTKRLVIDLLKNYF